The Cystobacter fuscus DSM 2262 genome includes a window with the following:
- a CDS encoding serine/threonine-protein kinase: protein MDDKERRTVRTDDRRTVRTENHRTQAIGTQEAPPPQDAPEADAPATLGRGTALDRYVVLEPLGQGGMGMVYAAYDSVLDRKVALKLLPPGDVDGDTEMTSGRARLLREAQAMARLSHPNVVAVYDVHQHGLQVFMAMELVEGQTLLQWQRQQKRGWKEILAAFLSAGRGLAAAHAAGLVHRDFKPTNVLVGKDGRVRVTDFGLARTHNAPPEEPSEPEPSPGTRDTGPVKAHSMLELELTQRGAVLGTPAYMAPEQFRGAAADARSDQFSFAVSLWEALYGERPFEGTTTGERRQNVLDGRIRTPPAYSDVPPWVTRALLRALNTAPAARYPSLDALLALLERDPAQVRRRRLSAAALLLLVVGSGTLAWFSWHQRQASLCTGASERLRGVWDVPRQKAVEKAFLATQRSYAHDTWQRVHDALDAYTAAWRNMHQSTCEATRLRGEQSEAVLSLRMACLDNRLQDVAALTEVFTEADATVVEKAISATSALRGLEGCADVEALMADVPPPEDQATRQSVDTARAQLARVKALTEAGKFKHAQKLAKDVAEKAADFHYPPLYAEALFMQGWTQLIAGENQGVPALLQRALWLAHASRNDRIAAAASVRLMGYHSAHGPPEEARHWEQFAQAALDRLGESGELRAIFHNNRGLALYQEGNFAEAYEAFDKAFALAEHNLGAANAMTLRYATNSVAALGNLDRIDETQRAFEMLVHLGETNLGPLHPFLGQPLSNLSNFYAFQGRFADARRLLDRVRVIGQQAYGARSEEWAQFHIAYGDLEAAEGHDTEALGHYEEAAHLFRELTGAESLELMQALVKEADARTELGQLAPAQRTYQQVLELTKKDPRQYAQVQTQALAGLADLNDARGQHEQALHLRQQALELRERDLGPEHIHTALMRVAIASSYLELGEPARALALYDKEQAFFEKTLSADSPSGVLPLAGKGEALQQLGRAAEALPLLERVLRIIETHPMRPAYTAAVQAALARSLWDTRQHPERAWKLAMAAHATYSRSPIRHANELARLEKLLRRHAPRESPPPSSFAQPGPR, encoded by the coding sequence ATGGATGACAAAGAGCGCCGCACGGTGAGGACCGACGATCGCCGCACGGTGCGGACCGAGAACCACCGCACGCAGGCGATCGGCACGCAGGAGGCGCCCCCACCCCAGGATGCTCCCGAGGCCGACGCGCCGGCCACGCTGGGCCGGGGCACGGCCCTGGATCGCTACGTGGTGCTCGAGCCCCTGGGCCAGGGGGGCATGGGCATGGTGTATGCCGCCTATGACTCGGTGCTGGACCGCAAGGTGGCGCTCAAGCTGCTGCCTCCCGGGGACGTGGACGGGGATACCGAGATGACCTCGGGGCGGGCCCGGCTGCTGCGCGAGGCGCAGGCCATGGCCCGGCTCTCCCACCCCAACGTGGTGGCCGTCTACGACGTGCACCAGCACGGCCTCCAGGTCTTCATGGCCATGGAGCTGGTGGAGGGACAGACGCTGCTGCAGTGGCAGCGGCAGCAGAAGCGCGGGTGGAAGGAGATCCTCGCCGCCTTCCTGTCCGCGGGCCGGGGCCTGGCCGCCGCGCACGCCGCGGGGCTCGTCCACCGCGACTTCAAGCCCACCAACGTCCTGGTGGGCAAGGACGGCCGCGTGCGGGTGACGGACTTCGGGCTGGCACGCACGCACAACGCGCCCCCGGAGGAGCCCTCTGAGCCCGAGCCCTCTCCGGGCACGCGGGACACCGGCCCGGTCAAGGCGCACAGCATGCTGGAGCTGGAGCTGACGCAGCGGGGCGCGGTGCTCGGGACGCCGGCGTACATGGCCCCCGAGCAGTTCCGCGGCGCCGCGGCGGACGCGCGCAGCGATCAGTTCTCCTTCGCCGTGTCGCTGTGGGAAGCGCTGTACGGGGAGCGCCCCTTCGAGGGCACCACCACGGGCGAGCGCCGCCAGAACGTGCTGGACGGGCGCATCCGCACGCCCCCCGCCTACTCGGACGTGCCCCCGTGGGTGACGCGGGCCCTGCTGCGGGCCCTCAACACCGCGCCCGCGGCGCGCTACCCGTCGCTGGATGCGCTGCTGGCCCTGCTGGAGCGGGATCCCGCCCAGGTGCGCCGCCGCCGGCTGTCCGCCGCCGCCCTGCTGCTGCTCGTCGTGGGCTCGGGGACACTCGCCTGGTTCTCCTGGCACCAGCGCCAGGCGAGCCTGTGCACCGGCGCCTCGGAGCGGCTGCGCGGCGTCTGGGACGTGCCCCGGCAGAAGGCCGTCGAGAAGGCGTTCCTCGCCACCCAGCGCTCCTATGCCCACGACACGTGGCAGCGGGTGCACGACGCGCTCGACGCGTACACCGCCGCGTGGCGCAACATGCACCAGAGCACGTGCGAGGCCACGCGCCTGCGCGGCGAGCAGTCCGAGGCCGTCCTGTCGCTGCGCATGGCCTGCCTGGACAACCGGCTGCAGGACGTGGCCGCGCTCACCGAGGTCTTCACCGAGGCCGACGCCACGGTGGTGGAGAAGGCCATCTCCGCCACCAGCGCGCTGCGCGGGCTCGAGGGGTGCGCGGACGTGGAGGCGCTCATGGCCGATGTGCCGCCTCCGGAGGATCAAGCCACGCGCCAGTCCGTGGACACCGCGCGCGCCCAGCTCGCCCGCGTCAAGGCGCTCACCGAGGCGGGCAAGTTCAAGCACGCCCAGAAGCTGGCCAAGGACGTGGCCGAGAAGGCGGCGGACTTCCACTACCCTCCCCTGTACGCCGAGGCCCTCTTCATGCAGGGCTGGACGCAGCTCATCGCCGGGGAGAACCAGGGGGTGCCCGCGCTGCTCCAGCGCGCGTTGTGGCTCGCGCACGCCTCCCGGAATGATCGGATCGCGGCGGCCGCCAGCGTGCGGCTGATGGGCTACCACAGCGCGCACGGGCCCCCCGAGGAGGCGCGGCACTGGGAACAGTTCGCCCAGGCGGCGCTCGATCGGCTGGGGGAGAGTGGCGAATTGCGCGCCATCTTCCACAACAACCGGGGACTGGCGCTCTACCAGGAGGGCAACTTCGCCGAGGCCTACGAGGCCTTCGACAAGGCCTTCGCGCTGGCCGAGCACAACCTGGGCGCGGCCAACGCCATGACGCTGCGCTACGCCACCAACTCGGTGGCCGCGCTGGGCAACCTGGACCGCATCGACGAGACCCAACGGGCCTTCGAGATGCTCGTGCACCTGGGCGAGACGAACCTCGGCCCCCTGCACCCCTTCCTCGGCCAACCCCTGTCCAACCTGTCCAACTTCTACGCCTTCCAGGGGCGCTTCGCCGACGCGCGCCGGCTGCTCGACCGGGTGCGGGTCATCGGCCAGCAGGCCTATGGCGCGCGCTCGGAGGAATGGGCCCAGTTCCACATCGCCTACGGAGACCTCGAGGCCGCCGAGGGCCATGACACCGAGGCGCTCGGACACTACGAGGAGGCGGCGCACCTGTTCCGCGAGCTCACGGGCGCCGAGAGCCTGGAGCTGATGCAGGCCCTGGTGAAGGAAGCGGATGCCCGGACGGAGCTCGGACAGCTCGCGCCGGCCCAGCGCACCTACCAACAGGTGCTGGAGCTCACGAAGAAGGACCCGCGCCAGTACGCCCAGGTGCAGACCCAGGCGCTCGCCGGACTCGCGGACCTGAACGACGCGCGCGGCCAGCACGAGCAGGCGCTCCACCTGCGGCAGCAGGCGCTGGAGCTGCGCGAGCGCGACCTGGGCCCCGAGCACATCCACACGGCGCTCATGCGCGTGGCCATCGCCAGCAGCTACCTGGAGCTGGGAGAGCCCGCGCGAGCGCTGGCGCTCTACGACAAGGAGCAGGCCTTCTTCGAGAAGACGTTGAGCGCGGACTCGCCCTCGGGCGTGCTGCCGCTGGCGGGCAAGGGCGAGGCCCTGCAGCAACTGGGCAGGGCCGCCGAGGCCCTTCCGCTGCTCGAGCGCGTGCTGCGCATCATCGAGACCCATCCCATGCGCCCGGCGTACACCGCCGCCGTGCAGGCCGCCCTCGCGCGCTCGCTCTGGGACACCCGGCAGCATCCGGAGCGCGCCTGGAAGCTCGCCATGGCCGCCCACGCCACCTACTCCCGCTCGCCCATCCGCCACGCCAACGAGCTGGCCAGGCTGGAGAAACTGCTGCGGCGACACGCCCCCCGGGAGTCCCCTCCTCCCAGCTCGTTCGCCCAGCCCGGCCCTCGCTGA
- a CDS encoding kelch repeat-containing protein, translated as MQSELHLERCRGIPMRAWMAACVLVFAACGGESLSELDGEPPASEPGAVSPRASTRPQGLVSGDKVLILRDTVEILRAGDSIEERKARALGYQVDVFDRARWMSLGSADFASYRAIILGDPSCKTDVGRMAAAESTKHLWGPVVDGNVIIVGTDPVYHGKADDQVTLNAVKFAAAQPGKTGMYISLSCYYHVEPPKTPDPLPIVPVPVPVLDPFGSFVVTGVGCYNDAHIVASHEALNGLTDGVLSNWGCSVHEAFVSYPEANFTPLVIARDEPFRARWPGSRDFADGSRGVPYVLVRGAAPVRCGDGVVQYPEQCDTGERNGMPGTPCSSVCRTHWCGDGVVDPGEQCDTGAANGSGTCSASCRSVTPANRAPVAQCRDLTLAVGPTCGASGSVDSGSYDPDGNLKECTQSLVSFGPGTTHVSLTCTDTAGLSSSCTATVSAVDTTPPTMECPGDFTAECYSGGLFGVYPPQSTQDNCGIADVIGPSNNFYPLGTTRRTYTARDPSRNEFSCSYTATVVDTRRPMLSLFGSTSVTLPCGENFVEQGYMAYDECSGGRQVTRSGTVNTRVPGTYPLTYTATDSVGLTSTVTRTITVVPSPACEEVPQGGWIPTGSMALPRLSHTATLLEDGRVLAAGGFNSTAELYDPFTKTWSPTGSTQSAHRGHTATRLRDGRVLIAGGSGSTNKPSAELYAPASGGWLATGSLTARRFYHAAVLLNDGRVLVAGGFGTESRGPALSSAELYDPATGVWSATGGLAQARGFHTMTVLPDGKVLVTGGSEQPDDNVEDDALLSSAELYDPATGTWTSAGSLSTGRAWHSATLLPNGRVLVVGGAGIDIALSASAELYDPATRAWLPTGGMKSPRRWHTATLLDNGEVLVAGGYHQFLGIQYASERYDPATGTWSVTSRMNVDRYRHTATLLRDGTVLAVGGASNHDQASSEYYDPRGL; from the coding sequence ATGCAATCCGAGCTTCACCTGGAGAGGTGTCGCGGCATCCCGATGCGCGCGTGGATGGCCGCGTGCGTGCTGGTGTTCGCGGCCTGTGGTGGCGAGTCCCTGTCGGAACTGGACGGCGAGCCGCCCGCGTCCGAGCCGGGCGCGGTCTCCCCGCGAGCGAGCACCCGGCCCCAGGGCCTGGTCAGCGGCGACAAGGTGCTCATCCTGCGCGACACGGTGGAGATCCTCCGGGCGGGCGACAGCATCGAGGAGCGGAAGGCCCGGGCGCTGGGCTATCAGGTGGATGTCTTCGACCGGGCGCGCTGGATGTCCCTGGGCTCCGCGGACTTCGCCTCCTACCGCGCCATCATCCTGGGAGACCCTTCCTGCAAGACGGATGTGGGCCGCATGGCGGCCGCCGAGAGCACCAAGCACCTCTGGGGCCCGGTGGTCGACGGCAACGTCATCATCGTGGGAACGGATCCCGTCTACCACGGCAAGGCGGACGATCAGGTCACCCTCAACGCCGTGAAGTTCGCCGCCGCCCAGCCGGGCAAGACGGGCATGTACATCAGCCTGAGCTGCTACTACCACGTGGAGCCGCCCAAGACGCCGGACCCGCTGCCCATCGTCCCCGTCCCGGTCCCGGTGCTCGATCCCTTCGGCTCCTTCGTGGTGACGGGCGTGGGTTGCTACAACGACGCGCACATCGTCGCCTCGCACGAGGCCCTCAATGGTCTGACGGACGGCGTGCTGTCCAACTGGGGCTGCTCGGTGCACGAGGCGTTCGTCTCCTATCCCGAGGCGAACTTCACCCCCCTCGTCATCGCGCGGGATGAGCCCTTCCGGGCTCGTTGGCCGGGCTCCCGGGACTTCGCGGATGGCTCGCGTGGCGTGCCGTACGTGCTGGTGCGCGGAGCGGCGCCGGTGCGCTGCGGGGACGGGGTGGTGCAGTACCCCGAGCAGTGCGACACGGGCGAGCGCAATGGCATGCCGGGCACGCCGTGCTCGTCGGTGTGCCGCACGCACTGGTGTGGCGATGGCGTGGTGGATCCGGGCGAGCAGTGTGACACGGGGGCCGCCAACGGCTCGGGCACCTGCAGCGCCTCGTGCCGTTCCGTCACTCCCGCCAACCGTGCTCCGGTGGCGCAGTGCAGGGACCTGACGCTGGCGGTGGGCCCCACCTGCGGCGCGAGCGGCTCGGTGGACTCGGGCTCGTATGATCCGGATGGCAACCTGAAGGAGTGCACGCAGAGCCTCGTGAGCTTCGGCCCGGGCACCACGCACGTGTCGCTCACCTGCACGGACACGGCGGGCCTGAGCTCGAGCTGCACGGCCACGGTCTCCGCCGTGGACACCACCCCGCCGACCATGGAGTGCCCGGGGGACTTCACGGCCGAGTGCTACAGCGGCGGCCTCTTCGGGGTGTATCCGCCCCAGTCCACCCAGGACAACTGCGGCATCGCCGATGTCATCGGCCCCTCCAACAACTTCTATCCGCTGGGCACCACCCGGCGGACGTACACCGCGCGGGATCCGTCCCGCAACGAGTTCTCCTGCTCGTACACCGCGACGGTGGTCGACACCCGGCGCCCGATGCTCAGCCTTTTCGGCTCCACCTCCGTCACCTTGCCGTGTGGCGAGAACTTCGTGGAGCAGGGCTACATGGCCTACGACGAGTGCTCGGGTGGGCGGCAGGTGACGCGCTCGGGCACGGTCAACACCCGGGTGCCGGGCACCTACCCCCTCACGTACACGGCGACGGACTCGGTGGGCCTCACCAGCACGGTGACGCGGACCATCACGGTGGTGCCGAGCCCCGCGTGCGAGGAGGTTCCCCAGGGCGGGTGGATTCCCACGGGCAGCATGGCGCTGCCACGCCTGTCCCACACCGCGACCCTGCTGGAGGATGGCCGGGTGCTGGCGGCCGGTGGCTTCAACTCCACCGCCGAGCTGTATGATCCGTTCACCAAGACGTGGTCCCCCACGGGGAGCACCCAGAGCGCCCACCGCGGCCACACCGCCACCCGGCTGCGCGATGGCCGCGTGCTCATCGCGGGGGGCTCGGGCTCCACCAACAAGCCCTCCGCCGAACTCTACGCTCCCGCGTCGGGCGGGTGGCTGGCCACCGGCTCGCTCACCGCGCGGCGCTTCTACCATGCCGCCGTGTTGCTCAACGATGGTCGGGTGCTCGTGGCGGGTGGATTCGGCACGGAGTCGCGCGGCCCCGCGCTGAGCTCGGCGGAGCTGTATGACCCGGCCACGGGCGTGTGGTCCGCCACGGGCGGCCTCGCCCAGGCGCGTGGCTTCCACACCATGACCGTGCTGCCCGATGGCAAGGTGCTGGTGACGGGAGGCAGCGAGCAGCCGGATGACAACGTGGAGGATGACGCGCTGCTCTCCAGCGCCGAACTCTATGATCCGGCGACGGGCACGTGGACGAGCGCGGGGAGCCTGAGCACGGGCCGTGCCTGGCACTCGGCCACCCTGCTGCCCAATGGCCGGGTGCTGGTGGTGGGCGGGGCGGGCATCGACATCGCCCTGAGCGCCTCGGCGGAGCTGTATGACCCGGCCACGCGCGCGTGGCTGCCCACCGGCGGCATGAAGTCGCCGCGCCGCTGGCACACGGCCACGCTGCTCGACAATGGCGAGGTGCTGGTGGCCGGTGGCTACCACCAGTTCCTGGGCATCCAGTACGCCTCCGAGCGCTACGACCCGGCGACGGGCACGTGGTCGGTGACGTCCAGGATGAACGTGGACCGCTACCGGCACACGGCGACGCTGCTGCGCGACGGCACGGTGCTCGCGGTGGGCGGAGCGAGCAACCACGACCAGGCCTCGAGCGAGTACTACGACCCGCGCGGCCTGTAG
- a CDS encoding DUF2750 domain-containing protein has product MEREQNQERIEAVLRLPAARRYAYFLQRVTESGEVWGLDGEGWALALDDAGRDVLPLWPAPEFAELCATRLWSGFKPRAIPLQDLLESVLPQLEQEGMPVGIFFTPQGQGHPASARELIDALRSVRAPLA; this is encoded by the coding sequence ATGGAACGTGAGCAGAATCAGGAACGAATCGAAGCCGTGCTGCGGTTGCCCGCCGCACGGCGCTACGCGTACTTCCTTCAGCGCGTGACGGAGTCGGGAGAGGTGTGGGGCCTGGATGGGGAGGGATGGGCACTCGCGCTCGACGACGCCGGGCGGGACGTGCTGCCCCTCTGGCCGGCACCCGAGTTCGCCGAGCTGTGTGCCACGCGGTTGTGGTCCGGCTTCAAGCCGCGCGCCATCCCGTTGCAGGATCTGCTCGAGAGCGTGCTGCCCCAACTGGAGCAGGAGGGGATGCCGGTGGGCATCTTCTTCACCCCGCAGGGGCAGGGCCATCCGGCCTCGGCGCGTGAGCTGATCGACGCCCTGCGCTCGGTCCGGGCCCCCCTGGCCTGA
- a CDS encoding FAD-dependent oxidoreductase — translation MRVIVLGGGVSGLSCGVRLLEAGYLVDLWARELSPNTTSDVAAAIWYPYRAFPQERVTRWGARTFEVLSELARQPGTGVRCIPGLELRREPAADPWWRPCVSRFRHATPEELRPGYADGFVFEVPVIDMSRYLPYLMERFRGLGGRVVQREVRSLEEAWAESDQVVNCTGLGSRSLVGDTSLVPIRGQVVRVAPLGEPRFLLDEDETRGMTYVIPRGEECILGGTAEEGRASLEPEPAQAEAILERAARLLPTGTRLHVLGHRVGLRPGRPSVRLEVERHGGRLVLHDYGHGGSGVTLSWGCAEEGVSLLERARQETAHVGPVANPSITGSSDGT, via the coding sequence ATGCGTGTCATCGTCCTTGGTGGTGGAGTCTCCGGGCTGTCCTGTGGTGTCCGGCTGCTGGAAGCCGGGTACCTGGTGGACCTCTGGGCGCGTGAGCTTTCGCCCAACACCACGTCGGATGTCGCGGCGGCCATCTGGTATCCCTACCGCGCGTTTCCCCAGGAGCGCGTCACTCGCTGGGGGGCCCGCACCTTCGAGGTGCTGAGCGAGCTGGCCAGGCAGCCGGGCACGGGCGTGCGCTGTATCCCCGGGCTCGAGCTGCGGCGTGAGCCGGCGGCCGATCCGTGGTGGCGCCCCTGTGTGTCGCGCTTCCGCCACGCCACCCCGGAGGAGCTGCGTCCGGGGTACGCGGATGGCTTCGTCTTCGAGGTGCCCGTCATCGACATGTCGCGCTACCTCCCCTATCTGATGGAGCGCTTCCGGGGCCTGGGGGGGCGTGTCGTCCAGCGCGAGGTGCGCTCCCTGGAGGAGGCGTGGGCCGAGTCCGACCAGGTGGTCAACTGCACCGGTCTGGGCTCGCGCTCGCTGGTGGGGGACACGTCGCTTGTCCCCATCCGGGGCCAGGTGGTGCGCGTGGCGCCGCTCGGCGAGCCGCGCTTCCTGCTCGATGAAGACGAGACCCGGGGGATGACCTACGTCATTCCCCGTGGGGAGGAGTGCATCCTCGGAGGAACGGCCGAGGAGGGACGCGCCTCGCTGGAGCCCGAGCCCGCCCAGGCCGAGGCGATCCTCGAGCGCGCGGCGCGGCTGTTGCCCACGGGTACCCGCCTGCACGTGCTCGGGCACCGGGTGGGGTTGCGGCCCGGGCGGCCCTCGGTGCGCCTCGAGGTGGAGCGCCACGGGGGACGCCTCGTCCTCCATGATTACGGGCATGGGGGGTCGGGTGTGACACTGTCGTGGGGCTGTGCCGAGGAGGGCGTCTCGCTCCTGGAGCGGGCCCGGCAGGAAACGGCGCATGTCGGACCCGTTGCAAATCCTTCGATCACGGGGAGTTCGGATGGAACGTGA
- a CDS encoding Hpt domain-containing protein, whose translation MEQQALALDVRQLEKLSVLQDEDAPNLVAEMAQGYLARTPARLSRLRELLAAGNAGLLANEAHGLATASGMFGMMRVRQHCKALENLARGPSLEGAEGLVTQVEQAYAEARPLLMVELKLRD comes from the coding sequence ATGGAGCAGCAGGCCCTCGCGCTGGATGTGCGGCAACTGGAGAAGTTGAGTGTGCTGCAGGACGAGGACGCCCCCAATCTGGTGGCGGAAATGGCCCAGGGCTACCTCGCCCGTACCCCCGCCAGGCTCTCGCGGCTGCGCGAGTTGCTGGCGGCGGGCAATGCCGGGCTGCTCGCGAACGAGGCCCACGGCCTGGCCACGGCCAGCGGGATGTTCGGCATGATGCGGGTGCGCCAGCATTGCAAGGCGCTGGAGAACCTCGCGCGAGGCCCCAGCCTGGAGGGCGCGGAGGGGCTTGTCACCCAGGTGGAGCAGGCCTACGCCGAGGCCCGGCCCCTCCTCATGGTCGAGCTGAAGCTGCGCGACTGA
- a CDS encoding DUF485 domain-containing protein — MQQTPQSRELEVLAAARWRVAAVLTTATLVSYFGFILLVAYNKPLMGQQLVPGLSVGILLGALVIIAAWTFTGAYVWWANGRYDKTIRQLRR; from the coding sequence ATGCAGCAAACCCCCCAATCGCGAGAACTCGAGGTCCTGGCCGCGGCACGCTGGCGCGTGGCCGCCGTCCTCACCACGGCCACGCTCGTGTCCTATTTCGGCTTCATCCTGCTCGTGGCCTACAACAAGCCGCTGATGGGCCAGCAGCTCGTGCCGGGACTGTCGGTGGGCATCCTCCTGGGAGCGCTCGTCATCATCGCCGCGTGGACCTTCACGGGCGCCTACGTCTGGTGGGCCAACGGCCGCTACGACAAGACCATCCGCCAACTGCGCCGCTGA